One window of the Nocardioides jiangxiensis genome contains the following:
- a CDS encoding HU family DNA-binding protein, which translates to MNKTQLIDALAARYEGNRKAAAAALDAVLDTITREVARGEKVAITGFGSFEKRIRPARMVRNPRTGERIKAKKTAIPKFTAGADLKAVISGAKKLPKLELPKLGAKPAAAAKGAATKAAAPAKKTAADVAKKAAPAKKATSAATRKAVAPAKKAATTAAKKAAPAKAAATKAAAPAKKAATTAAAPAKKAASTAAKKAAPATKAASSAATKATAPAKAAAKKAAPAATKAAAPAKKAAATTAKKAPAKKAAATKAPAKKAPAKKAASSGS; encoded by the coding sequence GTGAACAAGACTCAGCTGATCGACGCGCTCGCTGCGCGCTACGAGGGCAACCGCAAGGCGGCCGCTGCCGCGCTCGATGCCGTCCTCGACACCATCACCCGCGAGGTCGCTCGGGGCGAGAAGGTCGCGATCACCGGCTTCGGCTCGTTCGAGAAGCGGATCCGGCCCGCGCGCATGGTGCGCAACCCGCGTACGGGTGAGCGGATCAAGGCGAAGAAGACCGCGATCCCGAAGTTCACCGCGGGTGCCGACCTCAAGGCCGTCATCTCCGGCGCGAAGAAGCTGCCGAAGCTCGAGCTCCCCAAGCTCGGCGCCAAGCCGGCCGCAGCTGCCAAGGGGGCGGCCACGAAGGCGGCTGCGCCGGCCAAGAAGACCGCCGCCGACGTCGCCAAGAAGGCCGCCCCCGCGAAGAAGGCGACCTCGGCCGCGACGCGCAAGGCGGTGGCCCCGGCCAAGAAGGCCGCGACCACCGCGGCGAAGAAGGCCGCCCCGGCGAAGGCCGCTGCCACCAAGGCCGCGGCGCCCGCGAAGAAGGCCGCGACCACGGCGGCCGCCCCTGCCAAGAAGGCCGCGAGCACCGCCGCGAAGAAGGCGGCTCCGGCGACGAAGGCCGCGTCCTCCGCCGCCACGAAGGCGACGGCACCTGCGAAGGCAGCCGCCAAGAAGGCGGCTCCGGCCGCAACCAAGGCTGCTGCTCCCGCGAAGAAGGCGGCCGCGACGACGGCCAAGAAGGCGCCCGCCAAGAAGGCGGCTGCCACGAAGGCCCCGGCGAAGAAGGCCCCGGCGAAGAAGGCCGCCTCGTCCGGCTCCTGA
- a CDS encoding IclR family transcriptional regulator, with translation MDNTSGVGVLDKAALVLAALEAGPATLAGLVAGTGLARPTAHRLAVALEHHRLVARDLQGRFVLGPRLAELSAAAGEDRLLAAAGPVLARLRDITGESAQLWRRQGEHRVCVAAAERPSGLRDTIPVGSQLTMRAGSAAQVLLAWEDPERMHRGLQNAAYSATALSGIRRRGWAQSVGEREQGVASVSAPVRSPSGKIIAAVSVSGPLERLSRQPGRMHAPAVLAAAERLSESLRRAAAE, from the coding sequence ATGGACAACACCAGTGGAGTCGGCGTTCTCGACAAGGCCGCGCTCGTGCTCGCCGCTCTCGAGGCGGGCCCTGCCACCCTCGCCGGCCTCGTGGCCGGCACCGGTCTGGCCCGGCCCACGGCACATCGTCTCGCAGTCGCGCTGGAGCACCACCGCCTGGTCGCCCGCGACCTCCAGGGCCGCTTCGTGCTGGGTCCGCGCCTGGCCGAGCTCTCCGCCGCCGCCGGCGAGGACCGCCTCCTCGCCGCCGCCGGTCCCGTCCTCGCCCGCCTGCGCGACATCACCGGTGAGTCCGCGCAGCTCTGGCGTCGTCAGGGCGAGCACCGCGTGTGCGTCGCCGCCGCCGAGCGTCCCTCCGGCCTCCGCGACACGATCCCCGTCGGCTCCCAGCTGACGATGCGCGCCGGCTCGGCTGCACAGGTCCTGCTCGCCTGGGAGGACCCGGAGCGCATGCACCGCGGCCTGCAGAACGCCGCCTACTCGGCCACCGCCCTCTCCGGCATCCGCCGTCGTGGCTGGGCCCAGTCCGTCGGCGAGCGCGAGCAGGGCGTCGCGTCCGTCTCTGCGCCGGTCCGCTCCCCCAGCGGCAAGATCATCGCCGCGGTCTCCGTGTCGGGCCCGCTCGAGCGCCTCTCGCGCCAGCCGGGCCGGATGCACGCCCCCGCCGTGCTCGCGGCCGCCGAGCGGCTCTCCGAGTCGCTGCGTCGCGCCGCTGCCGAGTGA
- a CDS encoding methylated-DNA--[protein]-cysteine S-methyltransferase yields the protein MWTVTDSPVGELRIIERGGAVSAIEFTPWRPPADGRPLGERADDHPVLAAAVRQLSEYFAGERTTFDLPVAPRGTEFQERVWAQLLRIPFGETLTYGEIAGRLGQTAAASRAVGLANGRNPIPIVIPCHRVIGADGSLTGYAGGTSRKQVLLDLERQDALF from the coding sequence ATGTGGACCGTGACGGACTCGCCGGTCGGCGAGCTGCGCATCATCGAGCGCGGCGGAGCCGTGTCGGCCATCGAGTTCACACCCTGGCGTCCGCCGGCCGACGGCCGCCCCCTGGGGGAGCGCGCGGACGACCACCCGGTGCTCGCCGCCGCGGTCCGGCAGCTCTCCGAGTACTTCGCCGGCGAGCGCACCACGTTCGACCTTCCGGTCGCCCCACGCGGCACGGAGTTCCAGGAGCGTGTGTGGGCGCAGCTGCTGCGGATCCCGTTCGGGGAGACCCTCACCTACGGTGAGATCGCCGGAAGGCTCGGGCAGACGGCCGCCGCGTCACGTGCGGTCGGGCTGGCCAACGGGCGCAACCCGATCCCGATCGTCATCCCGTGCCACCGGGTCATCGGGGCCGACGGCTCGCTCACCGGCTATGCCGGTGGCACGAGCCGCAAGCAGGTGCTGCTCGACCTCGAGCGCCAGGACGCCCTGTTCTGA
- a CDS encoding lysophospholipid acyltransferase family protein, with translation MTGRKWPRKPGAGFQVGRVILLPTLTAMSGREWIDGEKIPASGGVVLVANHVTKIDPLTIAHFVHHHGRLPRFLAKAGLWDVPGLGSIMRSAKQIPVARMSGDARNAFDAAERALLDGECLVVYPEGTVTRDPDLWPMRGKTGAARMALATGVPVIPVGHWGEQEILPPYATRPHLFPRKRVVVKAGDPVDLADLMEGEVTAAKVAEATDRIMAALTAVVEDLRGETAPAVRFDPKAQGVAEIGNPKKQKRKKGQA, from the coding sequence GTGACGGGTCGCAAGTGGCCGCGCAAGCCCGGTGCGGGCTTCCAGGTGGGGCGGGTGATCCTGCTCCCGACCCTGACGGCCATGAGCGGGCGCGAGTGGATCGACGGTGAGAAGATCCCCGCGAGCGGTGGCGTCGTCCTCGTCGCCAACCACGTCACCAAGATCGACCCGCTGACGATCGCCCACTTCGTCCACCACCACGGTCGCTTGCCGCGCTTCCTCGCCAAGGCAGGGCTGTGGGACGTCCCGGGCCTCGGCTCGATCATGCGCAGTGCCAAGCAGATCCCGGTCGCCCGCATGTCCGGCGATGCGCGCAACGCCTTCGACGCGGCAGAGCGGGCGCTCCTGGACGGTGAGTGCCTCGTCGTCTACCCCGAGGGCACGGTGACGCGCGACCCCGACCTGTGGCCCATGCGCGGCAAGACGGGTGCCGCCCGCATGGCGCTCGCGACCGGCGTACCGGTGATCCCGGTGGGGCACTGGGGTGAGCAGGAGATCCTGCCGCCGTACGCCACGCGGCCCCACCTCTTCCCGCGGAAGCGGGTCGTCGTCAAGGCCGGTGACCCGGTCGACCTCGCCGACCTCATGGAGGGCGAGGTCACGGCCGCGAAGGTCGCCGAGGCGACCGACCGGATCATGGCGGCCCTGACCGCCGTCGTCGAGGACCTGCGCGGAGAGACGGCACCGGCGGTGCGGTTCGACCCGAAGGCACAGGGCGTCGCCGAGATCGGCAACCCGAAGAAGCAGAAGCGGAAGAAGGGACAGGCGTGA
- the leuD gene encoding 3-isopropylmalate dehydratase small subunit, with product MEKFTSHTGTALPLRRSNVDTDQIIPAVYLKRVTRTGFEDGLFAAWRNDPEFVANKPEYQGVSILIAGPDFGTGSSREHAVWALMDYGFKVVLSSRFADIFRGNSGKAGLLSVPVDQDVIEQLWALVEADPTTQVTVDLEAKTVSAGDLVAPFEIDDYTRYRLLNGLDDIGITLGNEADIAAYEAKRPSWKPVTQHA from the coding sequence ATGGAGAAGTTCACCTCCCACACCGGCACGGCGCTCCCGCTGCGTCGTTCCAACGTCGACACCGACCAGATCATCCCGGCGGTCTACCTCAAGCGCGTCACCCGCACGGGCTTCGAGGACGGCCTCTTCGCCGCCTGGCGCAACGACCCGGAGTTCGTCGCCAACAAGCCGGAGTACCAGGGCGTCTCGATCCTGATCGCCGGCCCCGACTTCGGCACCGGCTCCTCGCGTGAGCACGCCGTCTGGGCGCTCATGGACTACGGCTTCAAGGTCGTGCTGTCGAGCCGCTTCGCCGACATCTTCCGTGGCAACTCGGGCAAGGCCGGCCTGCTCTCCGTCCCGGTCGACCAGGACGTCATCGAGCAGCTGTGGGCGCTGGTCGAGGCCGACCCCACCACGCAGGTGACCGTCGACCTCGAGGCGAAGACGGTCAGTGCCGGCGACCTGGTCGCGCCGTTCGAGATCGACGACTACACGCGCTACCGCCTGCTCAACGGTCTCGACGACATCGGCATCACCCTCGGCAACGAGGCCGACATCGCGGCGTACGAGGCCAAGCGCCCGTCGTGGAAGCCCGTGACGCAGCACGCCTGA
- a CDS encoding NAD(P)H-dependent glycerol-3-phosphate dehydrogenase, which produces MSKIAVFGAGSWGTAFSMVLADAGNDVTIWGRREEVCQTINERRENTDYLPGIELPPTISATHDAERALSGADVVVLATPSQSLRENLAEWAPYIDDKAVMVSLMKGVELGSLKRMSEVIAEVTGAGPDRIAVVSGPNLAKEIARREPAASVVACADEDVAKMLQSRCHSPSFRPYTSIDVLGCELGGAYKNVVALSVGMAVGLGFGDNTTASVITRGLAETARLAMALGANPLTLMGLAGLGDLVATCSSPLSRNRTFGEKLGQGMTTEEIYASTRQVAEGAKSCSSLLALAERTGVDAPIAEHVDAVVGGRMTATEMMHSFIGRDTKAETD; this is translated from the coding sequence GTGAGCAAGATCGCCGTGTTCGGCGCGGGCTCGTGGGGCACCGCTTTCTCGATGGTGCTCGCCGACGCCGGCAACGACGTCACGATCTGGGGCCGCCGCGAGGAGGTGTGCCAGACGATCAACGAGCGCCGGGAGAACACCGACTACCTGCCCGGCATCGAGCTCCCGCCGACGATCTCGGCCACCCACGACGCCGAGCGGGCACTCTCCGGTGCCGACGTCGTCGTCCTGGCGACCCCGAGCCAGTCGCTCCGCGAGAACCTGGCCGAGTGGGCGCCGTACATCGACGACAAGGCCGTCATGGTCTCGCTGATGAAGGGCGTCGAGCTGGGCAGCCTCAAGCGCATGAGCGAGGTCATCGCCGAGGTCACCGGTGCCGGTCCCGACCGGATCGCGGTCGTGAGCGGTCCCAACCTGGCCAAGGAGATCGCTCGCCGCGAGCCCGCGGCCTCGGTCGTCGCGTGCGCCGACGAGGACGTCGCGAAGATGCTCCAGTCCCGGTGCCACTCGCCGTCGTTCCGCCCCTACACCTCGATCGACGTCCTCGGCTGCGAGCTGGGCGGTGCCTACAAGAACGTCGTCGCCCTCAGCGTGGGCATGGCCGTCGGCCTCGGCTTCGGCGACAACACCACGGCCTCGGTCATCACCCGTGGTCTCGCCGAGACGGCGCGCCTCGCGATGGCGCTCGGGGCGAACCCGCTGACCCTGATGGGTCTGGCGGGCCTCGGTGACCTCGTCGCGACCTGCTCCTCGCCCCTGTCGCGCAACCGCACGTTCGGCGAGAAGCTCGGCCAGGGCATGACCACCGAGGAGATCTACGCCTCGACGCGCCAGGTCGCCGAGGGCGCGAAGTCCTGCTCGTCGCTGCTCGCCCTCGCCGAGCGCACCGGCGTCGACGCCCCGATCGCGGAGCACGTCGACGCCGTCGTCGGGGGCCGGATGACCGCCACCGAGATGATGCACTCGTTCATCGGCCGCGACACCAAGGCCGAGACCGACTGA
- a CDS encoding metallophosphoesterase family protein, whose translation MRTRTALGLTTAALLTTTLAAPAGAARPDTAPAYTFAVIGDIPYGAAQVAAFPGWVDQISADPDVQLVAHLGDIKSGSTTCDDAYFAAIRTQFDRFDTPLVYTPGDNEWTDCHRPNNGGYDPYERLDRVRQVFFDHPGTTLGVPMAVEAQPAYPENVAWRAGGVTFTTAHVVGSNNGMAPWTGATAPNERQLAEVPARTRADIAQLHHAFTEAQENGDRAVVVMQQADVFDPTWTPTFADFSAFKPWVQALVEESAAFDGKVYLFDGDSHVFHVDRPLADGSPWLDFYGVDGSAGNLTRVTVDGSSNNTGWLKVRVAAHGSPVLTWERLAYR comes from the coding sequence ATGCGCACCCGCACCGCTCTCGGCCTGACCACTGCGGCCCTGCTGACCACGACGCTGGCCGCTCCGGCCGGCGCCGCCCGCCCCGACACCGCTCCGGCGTACACGTTCGCCGTCATCGGCGACATCCCCTACGGCGCAGCACAGGTCGCGGCGTTCCCGGGCTGGGTGGACCAGATCAGCGCCGACCCGGACGTCCAGCTCGTCGCCCACCTCGGTGACATCAAGAGCGGCTCCACCACCTGCGACGACGCGTACTTCGCGGCCATCCGCACGCAGTTCGACCGCTTCGACACGCCGCTCGTGTACACGCCGGGCGACAACGAGTGGACGGACTGCCACCGGCCGAACAACGGAGGCTACGACCCCTACGAGCGCCTCGACCGCGTCCGCCAGGTCTTCTTCGACCACCCCGGCACCACCCTCGGCGTGCCGATGGCCGTCGAGGCTCAGCCGGCGTACCCGGAGAACGTGGCGTGGCGCGCCGGCGGTGTCACGTTCACGACCGCCCACGTGGTGGGGAGCAACAACGGGATGGCGCCGTGGACCGGCGCCACTGCCCCCAACGAGCGCCAGCTCGCCGAGGTGCCCGCCCGGACCCGGGCCGACATCGCCCAGCTCCACCACGCGTTCACCGAGGCACAGGAGAACGGCGACCGAGCCGTCGTCGTCATGCAGCAGGCCGACGTCTTCGATCCGACCTGGACGCCCACCTTCGCCGACTTCTCCGCGTTCAAGCCGTGGGTCCAGGCGCTGGTCGAGGAGTCTGCGGCGTTCGACGGCAAGGTCTACCTCTTCGACGGGGACAGCCACGTCTTCCACGTCGACCGTCCGCTCGCCGACGGATCGCCCTGGCTCGACTTCTACGGGGTCGACGGCAGCGCCGGCAACCTCACACGGGTCACCGTCGACGGGTCGAGCAACAACACCGGCTGGCTCAAGGTGCGGGTGGCTGCCCACGGGTCCCCGGTCCTCACCTGGGAGCGCCTCGCCTACCGCTGA
- the leuC gene encoding 3-isopropylmalate dehydratase large subunit — MGKTLSEKVWDEHVVRSAEGEPDLLYIDLHLLHEVTSPQAFDGLRIAGRKVRRPDLTLATEDHNVPTLDWDKPIADPVSKTQVDTLRKNAAEFGVRLHPLGDIEQGIVHVVGPQLGLTQPGMTIVCGDSHTSTHGAFGAIAFGIGTSEVEHVLATQTLPQAKPKTMAVTVNGQLPEGVTAKDLILYLIAQTGTGGGQGYIVEYRGEAIEALSMESRMTICNMSIEWGAKAGLIAPDETTFAYIEGKPEAPKGADWDAAVAHWKTLVTDADATFDKEIVIDAADVTPFVTWGTNPGQGAPLGSNVPSPDDFEDASDKLAAEKALEYMGLEAGQPLRSVKVDTVFVGSCTNGRIEDLRLAAEIIKGHKVAEGTRLLVVPGSVRVRNQAMEEGLDKVFIEAGAEWRGAGCSMCLGMNPDTLKPQERSASTSNRNFEGRQGKGGRTHLVSIPVAAATAVKGTLASPADLV, encoded by the coding sequence ATGGGCAAGACCCTGTCGGAGAAGGTGTGGGACGAGCACGTCGTCCGCAGCGCTGAAGGCGAACCGGACCTTCTCTACATCGACCTCCACCTCCTGCACGAGGTCACCTCGCCGCAGGCCTTCGACGGTCTCCGCATCGCCGGCCGGAAGGTCCGCCGCCCCGACCTGACCCTCGCGACCGAGGACCACAACGTCCCGACGCTCGACTGGGACAAGCCGATCGCGGACCCGGTCTCCAAGACCCAGGTCGACACCCTCCGCAAGAACGCTGCCGAGTTCGGCGTCCGCCTGCACCCGCTCGGTGACATCGAGCAGGGCATCGTCCACGTCGTCGGCCCGCAGCTGGGCCTGACCCAGCCGGGCATGACGATCGTCTGCGGCGACTCGCACACCTCGACCCACGGCGCGTTCGGCGCGATCGCGTTCGGCATCGGCACCTCCGAGGTCGAGCACGTCCTCGCGACGCAGACGCTGCCGCAGGCCAAGCCCAAGACGATGGCTGTCACGGTCAACGGCCAGCTCCCCGAGGGCGTCACCGCCAAGGACCTGATCCTCTACCTGATCGCCCAGACCGGCACCGGCGGTGGCCAGGGCTACATCGTCGAGTACCGCGGCGAGGCGATCGAGGCGCTCTCCATGGAGAGCCGCATGACGATCTGCAACATGTCGATCGAGTGGGGCGCCAAGGCCGGCCTCATCGCTCCCGACGAGACCACCTTCGCCTACATCGAGGGCAAGCCCGAGGCACCGAAGGGTGCTGACTGGGACGCCGCCGTCGCGCACTGGAAGACCCTGGTCACCGACGCCGACGCGACCTTCGACAAGGAGATCGTGATCGACGCGGCCGACGTCACGCCGTTCGTCACCTGGGGCACCAACCCGGGCCAGGGCGCGCCGCTGGGCTCCAACGTCCCGTCGCCGGACGACTTCGAGGACGCCTCCGACAAGCTCGCCGCCGAGAAGGCGCTGGAGTACATGGGCCTCGAGGCCGGACAGCCGCTGCGCTCGGTCAAGGTCGACACGGTCTTCGTCGGCTCCTGCACCAACGGCCGCATCGAGGACCTGCGCCTCGCCGCCGAGATCATCAAGGGCCACAAGGTCGCCGAGGGCACCCGCCTGCTCGTCGTCCCGGGCTCGGTCCGCGTCCGCAACCAGGCGATGGAGGAGGGCCTGGACAAGGTCTTCATCGAGGCCGGTGCGGAGTGGCGTGGTGCCGGCTGCTCGATGTGCCTGGGCATGAACCCGGACACGCTGAAGCCGCAGGAGCGCTCCGCGTCGACGTCCAACCGCAACTTCGAGGGCCGTCAGGGCAAGGGCGGTCGCACGCACCTCGTCTCGATCCCCGTCGCCGCCGCCACCGCCGTCAAGGGCACGCTCGCGTCGCCCGCCGACCTGGTCTGA